A genome region from Deinococcus sp. Marseille-Q6407 includes the following:
- a CDS encoding competence protein CoiA family protein → MSTLNLALDHQGMLVSVLTAPRRAKYICLGCGGALLVKRGEQRAAHFAHDASHPGGCSGESVTHLAAKRLLRSQVEAELVQDRSVRWAQCCPGVDVTQRCRMRTTLAQAYEVEGRWSVQEEVAHGHYRFDVAVVVGGQAVFGFEVFHRHQIPDEKAAGLAVPWLELVGEDILEFKPRVPFRGSYKQ, encoded by the coding sequence CTGGTCAGCGTCCTGACCGCGCCGCGCAGGGCAAAGTACATCTGCCTGGGATGCGGTGGGGCACTACTCGTCAAACGCGGAGAGCAGCGAGCAGCTCATTTCGCGCATGACGCCAGCCACCCAGGAGGCTGCAGCGGCGAAAGTGTCACCCACCTGGCGGCCAAGCGTCTGCTGAGAAGCCAGGTAGAAGCGGAGCTTGTCCAGGACCGGTCAGTGCGGTGGGCCCAGTGCTGCCCCGGAGTGGACGTCACTCAGAGATGCCGGATGCGGACCACGCTGGCTCAGGCGTATGAGGTGGAAGGAAGGTGGTCGGTGCAGGAAGAAGTGGCGCACGGCCACTACCGGTTCGATGTGGCGGTCGTGGTGGGAGGCCAAGCCGTCTTTGGCTTCGAAGTTTTCCACCGTCATCAGATTCCGGACGAGAAAGCGGCGGGGCTCGCCGTGCCCTGGCTAGAACTGGTGGGCGAGGACATCTTGGAATTCAAGCCACGAGTACCATTCAGAGGAAGCTACAAGCAATAG